Part of the Salvelinus namaycush isolate Seneca chromosome 25, SaNama_1.0, whole genome shotgun sequence genome is shown below.
tgcaacacttatttgtcatctctcattgatatcatgttgaaatcatttgtgcgagaggagggaggtgaagtTCCacatcctgttaaaactaacagctcaaaaaccacacggaatctgggaataatgtaaacatcactggttagaggacaatttgtagaaaacagctagctacaatttgaagtgttgcattttgattccagtgggtcaccaacatgttaagtgtaacacaacacaactttcaattcagagcctggattttccccctgaggctaatatccatatcatgttgaaatcaattgataaaggggcaaacatttaggcttctacattgtgacattattaaaacactcctacaatgttaaaacattctacattgtgacattaattaattgatatcatgaaacaactcttTCATGTACGTACTTTCTGATATTTGAtctgagatcttttatcagattatctctggtcacagctaagagatttctctcctgtgtgtgttctctggtgttgtacCAGGCtgtttgactgagtaaaactcttcacACATCAATTAGAGCTATACGATTTCtattctgtgtgtgttctctggtgtacagtcagctgcCCAGATGTAgcaaaactcttcacacattgattacagctataaggtttctctcctgtgtgtgttctctggtgtactgtcagacccgtagatgaaacaaaactctttccacattgattacagctataaggtttctctcctgtgtgtgttctctggtgtactgtcagatcaccagattgaacaaaactcttcccacattgatcacagctaaaaggtttctctcctgtgtgtgttctctggtgtatcttcagatggctagattgaacaaaactcttcccacattgatcacagctatatggtttctctcctgtgtgtgttctctggtgtgatatcaggttgcttagctgagtaaaactcttcccacattgagtacagctgaaaggtttctctcctgtgtgtattctctggtgtagagtcagattgctGGACCTAGCAAAAATCTttccacattcatcacagctatatggtttctctcctgtgtgtgatctctggtgtgatatcaggctgtttagctgagtaaaactcttcccacattgagtacagctaaaaggtttctcacctgtgtgtgttctctggtgtgatatcaggctgcttagctgggtaaaactcttcccacattgagtacagctaaaaggtttctctcctgtgtgtattctctggtgtagagtcagattgctagatctAGTAAaaatcttcccacattcatcacagctatatagtttctctcctgtgtgtattctctggtgtacagtcagaaggcAAGAtaaaacaaaactcttcccacattgatcacagctaaaaggtttctctcctgtgtgtattctctggtgtcgAGTAAGATTGCTAGATCTAGTAAaaatcttcccacattcatcacagttatatggtttctctcctgtgtgtgttctctggtgggatgtcaggctgcttagctgagtaaaactcttcccacattgatcacagctatacggcttctctcctgtgtgtgttctcttgtgtagAGTCAGATTTCTAGATGTAGTAAaaatcttcccacattcatcacagctgtaaggtttctctcctgtgtgtattctctggtgtgatatcaggctggttgaatgactaaaactcttcccacattgagtacagctataaggtttctctcctgtgtgtgttctctggtgtatcttcagatggctatattgaacaaaactcttcccacattgagtacagccgtaaggtttctctcctgtgtggattctctggtgaattttaatgcctgatgaggtgaatctcttcccacagtcagagcagcagtgagttctcttccctgtggatatctgctggtgtttcttgatgtgttctgatctggagagactcttctctgcctcgtcagcatcatgaggttgttgagcctccccagaggatccacggtagtcccgtctctctcctgtgtgaacaacaaagtcagacagatggttaaaggcccacaacagcagaatccactgtaaaaggtgatgccaacagcgtagccatgatgttgtacaacaattgacatcTGATGAATGTtacaattatttgacaattgtcttaaaatgagcaacaatatTCAAATTTAgtattgttttcacattagtagtaaaaTCGATGATGGTAGGCTAGAAATAATTTAAAGTTGTTGAAACCCTAAGCAATGTGCCatacgacttttggtctccaatataggacaatttctgtgtttgctaaaattgcggcacatTGTCAAAGCACACACAATttgaaactcctccctgctaatgaggaaaccgctagttatggatgtagtatatctggtaatgaggaaaccactagttatggatgtagtatatctggtaatgagcaaaccactagttatggatgtagtatatctggtaatgaggaaaccgctagttatggatatAGTATATCtagttgtagaaactcctccctgctaatgaggaaaccactagttatggatgtagtatatctggtaatgaggaacccactagttatggatgtagtatatctggtaatgaggacaccgctagttatggatgtagtatatgtggtaatgaggaaaccgctagttatggatgtagtatatctagttgtagtaactcctccctgctaatgaggaaaccgctagttatggatgtagtatatctagttgtagaaactcctccctgctaatgaggaaaccactagttatggatgtagtatatctgcctggagcagaAATGGTGAGCGAAGAATTtcgtttttcacaatgtattctgaatattacagcgcaagatcaggagtgctactcaaggaaactcacattaagctctgtcgCTAtttactaattcaccaccgtgggagaaaactcaggggagttcttataggctgacagcaaaaatagcctccatttacaggttgcttatgagtgtaTTTCACACTACCTTTAGATTaaaattgtaaggctcgtttgaatctccaACTTAACTTTGTGTTATTGtcacaaatcaactgctttatacttaaacacttcaaccagtaaaatgctctttggctttgCCATCgccctgacaatgagggtttgtacactaagtgtttaacaaattggcccataacttcacctaacaacaacatagacctactgtagaacccataacatCACCGAACAACAACATAGACATAGGATTatatataatttaatatttcgggtgaaacatggaaactaaaatgtatttgtcatgaCATTcaataacctgatcaccagataattttgtgaatgtTGATGGAATTTATATGAATGACTAGAATAATCCACTCTGAACCTTGAAGCCATATAATCGTATgagtatgaaattgattagaattaTGTATGACCATAGTCTGTACAATATGTCTATAAACCTTatttgaataacagacagtcTGAGCAAGATTCAGTGCCGACCTTGGCTGGGGCCACAGAGTACTTCCCAGTCTCCCTATcttgagggaggagggggagtaaGTCTCACAGAATcccctaatctttgtcggctgggtagcaggacattGTGTGCTAAGACTGgtgagaaagtgtgtgtgcatggttgtgttagtgttagtgtgaatgtgtgaatgtgtgtgcgtgagaagccagtataaaatgaattgttttgtaCAATAGAGCAGTGCGCTCTCGTAAATACATTTTCTAACTAttgtagctgggcctccgtctgattcatttcaaccagtttcctACAAATTCTGTGTTTCGGGCTGAGTAGTTCATTGAATtgggtttatgaacattgagaacataattctcgtgacagtgaataatcccactaggctactctgtaatgggttgtcattctaaatgtcctgaataaaggaaaatagctctgtgtgttgtacaacagcctatccatcaaggaacagttctctacacaatatgagctaagtatctctgtgtccaaacagactaacgagaccctactgtaaatcaagcagacaataacacactataaacatcaatttgttagggatgttggatccaacatggagcatggcataactgtctttaccagagtaatgaatgaagaagcactttggttgttgttgcatgtcgtgatgtttgtcatttgactgtcattcagaaaatgatttcctggatcaactgatgatagttgaacatgtgactaacaaaacagctacagtattaagtattatgtgtaattattgaagaaccgcgtaaATGagagtatccatttgggtgttgtcaataaagttaaggtgactctcggttagaaccattggattttgcagactgaaattatttagtatttctgtgcccatgaaaactgttttcccagcgtaacataaggagacactaaatgatacatagttcgagtgcatttcagaatacaaaaaaactgtctgacagcaagatccagtatttaagttgaagttcatcatatgacaagcgttgACAAGCATATGAcaaacgttatgactataactactgctCACTGAaagagggaaactaggtacaacatactattaaatccacatgttatgactataactactgttccctgaaggagggaaactaggtacaacttACTACTAAATCCGTGCCTCACTGGAAGCCCtaccttccacaggtgatgagcgtgaggctcggatttattccttcaatttaataccgctcttcaccgacccaggaaaggggcggggacaaacaggtgttgtaccttgtttccctccttcagggaagagtaattatagtcataaagttacactccctttcagttggtcaacttcggtacaacatactatggggaaatacaatcattccccatgccgacccaaacggatactaaaggAAACGGCCcgtggcagaccacccagacctgaccctgcaagatgcgtcagttttgtcaatttattaattgtcttttgtttgaaacactcctgtcaatgttgagtaaggacgcacacctgattacgcatatagaagtaggattagtctacctgttctgcgcgcaaatgtaggcctatgaatgtgcccatttggggatgtctgatagtatttctgattgtcttaacgcaccaccactaatgagttgtggagcttctcaaagtaattttttatTCACCtaaaacagcaagtaaacaaagtctaatcaaaataattgcgaatgacaatagttcctcaaagtattttcataaaatatttccagctctcccCCTTTCGATAACCCCTCGGCATAAAAAGGAAAAATGTAATgttctgatccagtggaaatgtcataaaaaacctgattacttcttatcctttgcacaaatagccaacagctgtgtctgtcccgaactCACTGGCCGGGAAACTgcgggcccagaatattttatacaatattGCAAGCTTGCTATCTCGAGTTTTGGgccgacccagttgatagttgatacaatgtttcaagttcgttgtagacaggccatgtgcagcaaatgtgatttataggatattttctacctgcaggctgcaatgtttttatttgttggctttatgtaggctatttttacatagttggcaatggcaacaGAAGTtacttttatatttgtatttttttcttttagatttagatagaatgtagattaatcacagacaatgattttgagatactattataaattaaatgaaactgttccacgaaattgtgcatatgaaaatcctaactggcacgcagattggtagaaatggttagataacttggcactccaaatggaggTTGCAGACCGCTGGTGTAGCCCATTACcggaaacttcaggagcataacggcATAATTGTTCTCCTTTTGGTTaggttatcttgatctctggctccctcgagtcatttgtgtgtcttaattatttgatcaaacagcgtgcttaaagcatcagaccagttcagtacatatagttgatttgattaaaacacatgggttgtgtctatatatggaaaaatacacataacatttcaaccaatcgattggtagaaagaacagacgactcttggttgaccaatatttattttagttggggacagcactataACATGATtatggggctcctgagtggtgcagcggactaagacactgcatctcagtgcttaaGGTGTCACTaccagacaccctggttcgagtccaggctgtgtcacaaccggccgtaattgggagttaaataaaggtaacgtttttaaaatgaaataaaacaGTTCATTCAGGAAGTTCAGACcccctccacattttgttacgttacagctttatttttaaatggatttaaacaaatagattaatgaggattctacacacaataatgaaaaagtgaaaacaggtaaaaaacagaaataacttatttacataagtattcagaccctttgctatgagactcgaaatggctttcaggtgcatcctgtttccattaaatGTCCTTGAGATGCATCTACAACTTGTtcggagtccacttgtggtaaattcaattgattggacatgatttggaaggcacacatttgtatatataaggtcccagagttgacagtgcatgtcagagaaaaaaacaagcaatgaggtcgaaggaattgtctgtattgctccaagacaggattgtgtcgaggcacagatctggagaagggtaccaacaaaaaaaatgctgcagcattgaatgtccccaagaacacagtggtctccatcattcttaaatgtaatactcttcctagagttggtcacccggccaaattgagcgataagggccttggtcagggaggtgaccaaaaacctgatggtcactctgacagagctccagagttcctctgtggagatgggagaaccttccagaaggacaaccatcgctgcagcactccaccaatcagacctttatagtagagtggccagacggaaaccactcctcagtaaaaggcacatgacagcctgcttggagtttgacaaaaggcaaaCTGGCTTGATAAAACAAAGATagaactcttcggcctgaatgccaagcatcacgtctggaggaaaactggcaccatctctacggtgaagcatggtggtggcggcatcatgcagtggggatgtttttcagcagcagggactgggagactagtcaggatcgagggaaatattaacggagcaaagtgcagagagatccttgttgaaagacctgctccagagcactcaggacctcagactgggggcaaaggttcaccgtccaacaggacaacgaccctaagcacacagccaagacaaagcaggagtggcttcgggataagtctcaaTGTTCTTGAGTGACATAGCCAGAGCCCGGGCTtgagcccgatctaacatctctggagagacctgaaataggTGTGCGgtgatgttccccatccaacttgacagagctagagaggatctgcagagaaggatgggagaaactcccctaatgcaggtgtgccaaataaattagcaaaatgaaagggggaaaaaaattatcaattttagagtaaggctttaacgtaacaaaatgtggaaaaagtcaaggggtctgaatagtttcagaatgcactgtatacagcaacacctcccccataacctttcctgtcttttctgtagatgttatatccctgtattgctactgctgtatcaaaggaattatctcagtgagtttcagagatgaacaATACAGTGCAGCCAAGtaaacaaaaacgttttcaaagaaaaactattccagaaaatgtcaaagcgtatataacgcccgtccaagagactgtcgaccaatcgagttcacattgtcatgctgtgacaAGCAGTTCCTAAGCAAATTCTCACGAAAATCCCTTCttaaagtcagggtatgagtcgagAAACATGCCTATTTTCCTATGTACGTAATATCATGATTGCAAAGCCatacgatattacagagaacaagttaattatctcacatctttgaaaatatttgtaatgttgtTCTTCTTGTTCACAGAGGGTAATTCATGCCAATGTTCTTTTCCTTAAGCTGTTAATACGAATCGAAAGGAGTTTCCAATATCAtcatttcttaaagtatttctgttGATAGCAATTGAGTGATACACAAgctaggtctatttgaaacattgccatcccattgcagcatttaccagccaccaggttcagaagctttaaaaccacataaaaaatatttaaaacccAATTCTATTTTTGCCCAAAGTTAAGATATAAATTATTCAAACTGAACATAATTCATGCTGGTTAtttttgtatgctattttaattttggagtcaaagatagttttggaatagttttcaTTTTTCAGGTTTGttgttttatttcagtttactaaatagttttCCCCTAATTACTTTTTCTATAATAAGCATGGAGGTTTCCCCTATCAACCAGTCATAGGTACTGGCGACAAAGCACCTCGTAACCTAGCTGGGAATGGGACAGATggaacccttctgtggtaacagacaggggcgatttgtaatcaaatctaattcccaggaacggggttcatatgaaccacagagactgtgtgtggggtaataacatggccgtgtccaaccctgcttgttccctcgactccgctaccaaccaccaatctccaacagggcccttaacctgtatcactagacacctcatagtgagctacaggtaggaatcagcaatgaatcccaataatgagacacctctggcctgtggcctgctggaggtcattttgcagggctctggcagtgcccctccttgcacaaaggcggaggtagcggtcctgctgctgggttgttgccctcctacggcctccaccatgtctcctgatgtactggcctgtctcctggtagcgcctccatgctctggacactacgctgacagacacagcaaaccttcttgccacagctcgcattgatgtgccatcctggatgagctgcactacctgagccacttgtgtgggttgtagactccgtctcatgctaccactagagcgagagcaccgccagcattcaaaagtgaccaaaacatcagccaggaagcataggaactgagaagtggtcaccacctgcagaatcactcctttattgggggtgtcttgctaattgcctataatttccaccttttgtctattccatttgcacaacagcatgtgaaatttattgtcaatcagtgttgcttcctaagtggacagtttgatttcacagaagtgtgattgacttggagttacattgtgttgtttaagtgttccctttatttttttgagcagtgtattttgatgtgatatgaaagtacagcaatttatgtttctagaaacgtatcgcaattgagaatcgattcacatttagatgtaatatttgactattttacctgccagagccagtctacctctgaaaataacatacagtccatggaccttgaggagtaacgggggcagcaatcagaagtagaaaaaataacaaagcgtactgcctgtttcggtaaaaagctgagggatggggatggagaaatgcaaccatccatgatatcaacattatagttttaaccatgttttgagtatatacagtgttgtttatatttactgacaaacattggagtaaaaaaaaacttatattttgggttctgatggggtacaacagttgaactaagctcatgaggcatttctaagtgatTTCtacaagaaacaatgggtacatttCATTAATGTAttagtcccaaaatggatgtaacaaccgctgattgcccctttaagactacatattgggctaatctaataggagatattgaggactacagtttTTCAGGCATTgttattggatgcatttgatcaagtgttaacgttttgttgatggtccactcttgatgttctacacgttacagtgtagcttcagccattcctacagaacaacattaaagtgtagaacccctttactgcatattggttcaacgactgcagagacggtacttactggtgttaaacagatctccaacctcctcttcttcctccttctcctctttcaatgtgacagtca
Proteins encoded:
- the LOC120020153 gene encoding zinc finger protein 271-like; this encodes THCCSDCGKRFTSSGIKIHQRIHTGEKPYGCTQCGKSFVQYSHLKIHQRTHTGEKPYSCTQCGKSFSHSTSLISHQRIHTGEKPYSCDECGKIFTTSRNLTLHKRTHTGEKPYSCDQCGKSFTQLSSLTSHQRTHTGEKPYNCDECGKIFTRSSNLTRHQRIHTGEKPFSCDQCGKSFVLSCLLTVHQRIHTGEKLYSCDECGKIFTRSSNLTLHQRIHTGEKPFSCTQCGKSFTQLSSLISHQRTHTGEKPFSCTQCGKSFTQLNSLISHQRSHTGEKPYSCDECGKIFARSSNLTLHQRIHTGEKPFSCTQCGKSFTQLSNLISHQRTHTGEKPYSCDQCGKSFVQSSHLKIHQRTHTGEKPFSCDQCGKSFVQSGDLTVHQRTHTGEKPYSCNQCGKSFVSSTGLTVHQRTHTGEKPYSCNQCVKSFATSGQLTVHQRTHTE